Below is a window of Dietzia timorensis DNA.
TCGTCGAAATCGATGAGTTCGTCAGCGCAGAGTACGCCGGATTGCCGACAACCACGACCATGATGCCGCTTCCTGGAACCACGACTCTGTCGCCGAACATCTGGTTCAACTAGACCACCTGTCCGAAACACCACCACCCAACGCCCAACCGGGCAACACCGAAAGGAACACCACCATGCACAACGACATCCTCGACGGCTTCAACACCTACGCCACCCCGGCAGAGCTCGCCGACACCAACGCAGCCGACACCCCGGCCACCACCGTCCCCTGCTCCGCTCTCGCCAGCATCACCACAGCAGAGCTCGGCTGCTAACAGACCACCTGACCGAAACACCACCACCCAACGCCCAACCGGGCAACACCGAAAGGAACACCACCATGCACAACGACATCCTCGACGGCTTCAACACCTACGCCACCCCGGCAGAACTCGCCGACACCAACGCAG
It encodes the following:
- a CDS encoding LxmA leader domain family RiPP → MHNDILDGFNTYATPAELADTNAADTPATTVPCSALASITTAELGC
- a CDS encoding LxmA leader domain family RiPP, translated to MHNDILDGFNTYATPAELADTNAADTPATTVPCSALASYGTAKLGC